From one Magnetofaba australis IT-1 genomic stretch:
- the thiO gene encoding glycine oxidase ThiO: MERAIIIGAGVMGTACALRLLQAGYAVTLLEKSLPGAESSAAAAGILGAQSEVSSAGPFLELCVASRALFRDFAAELRDLSRVDISYEDSGVLEVALDPAEGRLAAGRAEWMLDRGLNVEILDRDEARKLEPALSESIVGANFYADDHQVDPIRLAQALAGAVAHLGGVFLSGERVVSLLTEGERAVGVRTQNGDHLAEVVVVAGGAWSAQIAGLPPLRTQVKPMAGQIIQVETRPPVCQRVIYGYKGYIVPRADGRVLMGSTLEDRGFDKAVTTEGLQRVTGMALEMAPGLAKSRFVQAWSGLRPATADGQPVLGAGPLDGLFFATGHYRNGILMTPITAQIIADLAQGRAPALDIAPFAPQPLVDAES; encoded by the coding sequence ATGGAGCGCGCAATTATCATCGGCGCGGGCGTGATGGGTACGGCCTGCGCCCTGCGTCTGCTGCAAGCAGGCTATGCGGTGACCCTGTTGGAGAAGTCTCTGCCCGGCGCCGAGTCATCGGCGGCGGCGGCGGGCATTCTCGGCGCCCAGTCGGAAGTGTCCTCGGCGGGCCCGTTCCTGGAGCTGTGTGTGGCCAGTCGCGCGCTGTTTCGCGATTTCGCCGCCGAATTGCGGGATCTGTCGCGGGTGGATATCAGCTATGAGGACTCCGGCGTGCTGGAAGTGGCGCTGGATCCCGCCGAGGGGCGGCTAGCCGCCGGACGCGCCGAGTGGATGCTGGATCGTGGTCTGAATGTCGAGATCCTCGATCGCGACGAGGCGCGCAAGTTGGAGCCCGCCCTCTCTGAGAGCATCGTTGGGGCCAACTTCTATGCTGACGACCATCAGGTGGATCCCATCCGTCTGGCGCAGGCGTTGGCGGGCGCTGTGGCGCATCTGGGCGGCGTGTTTCTCAGTGGCGAACGGGTGGTGAGTCTGCTCACCGAGGGCGAGCGCGCGGTGGGCGTGCGCACGCAGAATGGCGATCATCTGGCCGAGGTGGTGGTGGTGGCGGGGGGCGCCTGGAGCGCGCAGATCGCCGGATTGCCGCCGCTGCGCACCCAGGTCAAGCCTATGGCGGGACAGATTATTCAGGTGGAGACCCGCCCGCCGGTGTGCCAGCGGGTGATCTACGGCTATAAGGGCTACATCGTGCCGCGCGCCGACGGGCGCGTGTTGATGGGCTCCACACTGGAGGATCGCGGGTTCGACAAAGCGGTCACCACCGAGGGGTTGCAACGGGTTACCGGCATGGCGCTGGAGATGGCGCCGGGATTGGCCAAATCGCGCTTCGTGCAGGCGTGGTCGGGGTTGCGACCGGCAACGGCGGATGGGCAGCCGGTTCTGGGCGCCGGGCCGCTGGACGGGCTCTTTTTCGCCACCGGGCACTATCGCAACGGCATTCTCATGACCCCCATCACCGCGCAGATCATTGCGGATCTGGCGCAGGGTCGCGCGCCAGCATTGGATATCGCGCCGTTTGCGCCGCAACCGCTGGTCGATGCCGAGTCATGA
- a CDS encoding HNH endonuclease, producing the protein MSEFDPPQMDALLISADPDHIERERRKAKELKRTAWWRNRKGRGQCYYCKRRFPPAELTLDHITPLVRGGRTSKANCAPACHECNQHKRNLPAEAFKAWLQERLDETSTD; encoded by the coding sequence ATGAGTGAATTTGACCCGCCGCAGATGGATGCGTTGTTGATCAGCGCCGATCCCGACCATATCGAGCGGGAGCGGCGCAAGGCCAAGGAGCTCAAACGCACGGCGTGGTGGCGCAATCGCAAGGGGCGTGGCCAGTGCTACTACTGCAAGCGCCGTTTCCCCCCGGCAGAGTTAACCCTGGACCACATTACGCCGCTGGTGCGCGGCGGCCGCACCAGTAAGGCCAACTGCGCCCCTGCCTGCCACGAGTGCAACCAGCACAAGCGCAATCTGCCCGCCGAGGCGTTTAAGGCGTGGTTGCAGGAGCGCTTGGATGAGACGTCAACCGATTAA
- a CDS encoding response regulator, with amino-acid sequence MTDAHDNSAAALREQIERLKQRNAELKKENAELASEADTVLHQRLMAEKLSLEETSERAISTFIESLSAFKNLPFCAYLRVENDTLIVQEARCIHASPTGEPLPHIPFDAPWKTLLDEAEPYCDLTAAQHASMKQSIPCPAQQQVCDGYVLPVHLQDALVAVAFIANDDAQATRYRNHAFAFSSLVETLQTRLEQLSRVEWLEQAIAERNAALLLSEQRLSLHLEHTPLAAIMWDAELNCIQWNAAAADVFGFTAEQALGRNGMELLAPAHERPRIEMYVKELWEGDGALKVIIENVTRSGRIIQCEWFNTILKNPDGSVLGIASLVNDISDRLRLEEELKRARREAESANQAKSVFLANMSHEIRTPMNAIIGLCHLALERAESEQQSGYLNKIQRSANALLGVINDILDFSRIESGKLTLDYAPLRMSEVMDNLANLLSFKAREKELELLFHIDPQLPDHLIGDALRVGQILTNLVANAIKFTEQGEVFLQVQSLGLIERSDAQGPTLLVRFTVRDSGIGVDEEKIAQLFLPFEQADDSTTRRFGGSGLGLAISQQLAQMMGGHIEAASQPGQGSEFTVALPLRIDLSPPPHTDDQALRWLDSAALVVDGRPHSAAIIRDLLAQLGCRPVICASAAQGVHWLQTQRAYPDVVFIDWRVLEQDDCPELIALCEHNDAPWICISPRQLSNELSTLPSAPSATLLKPTLLDGLHRALDAALSPTIAPTPATTKTPAWQSEAVRALRGARVLLVEDHEINRHMTAEILGLGGFRVESAAHGQEAIDKLKARPFDVVLMDIEMPVMNGYEAAQIIRHNERFKNLPILALTANAMTGDRERSLSVGMNDHIAKPIDPEELFEKLARWMRPPQTSSAHAPQTPLDGAQAPDAGASQHTQQGLALQTEPALHRLGGNRGLYASMLQRLPQAYSEMMTHVEQALAQQRWLEAAQQAHGFKGVAGNLGASTMQKAADALELCLKSETPQQAEAILASMRQEMARVQSAITDYLAGKPSAANAQPNHQTQESAPALQSTLDPHAAHWKTLLELLENYDIEAESLLHKIKQLPLSPAERSVAQRIDERLSIYDLEEGARILRAFRKDGEP; translated from the coding sequence ATGACCGACGCCCACGACAACAGCGCCGCCGCGCTCAGAGAGCAGATCGAGCGCCTCAAGCAGCGCAACGCCGAGTTGAAAAAAGAGAACGCTGAACTGGCCAGTGAAGCAGATACCGTGTTGCATCAGCGACTGATGGCGGAAAAACTGAGCTTGGAAGAGACCAGCGAACGCGCCATCAGCACCTTTATCGAGAGCCTTTCGGCGTTTAAAAACCTGCCCTTCTGCGCCTACTTGCGCGTGGAAAACGATACGCTGATCGTCCAGGAAGCGCGCTGTATCCACGCCTCGCCCACAGGCGAACCGCTGCCGCACATCCCGTTTGACGCCCCATGGAAAACCCTGCTGGATGAGGCCGAACCCTATTGCGATCTGACCGCAGCGCAACACGCGTCGATGAAACAGAGCATTCCCTGCCCGGCGCAACAGCAGGTGTGCGACGGCTATGTGCTGCCGGTGCACCTGCAAGACGCCCTCGTCGCTGTGGCTTTCATCGCCAATGATGACGCCCAGGCCACCCGCTACCGTAACCACGCCTTTGCCTTCTCCAGCCTGGTGGAGACGCTGCAAACCCGCTTGGAGCAACTTTCTCGCGTGGAGTGGCTGGAGCAGGCCATTGCCGAGCGCAATGCAGCGCTTTTGCTGAGTGAACAGCGCCTCTCCCTGCACCTGGAGCATACGCCGCTGGCCGCCATCATGTGGGACGCAGAACTCAACTGCATTCAGTGGAATGCCGCGGCGGCCGATGTTTTTGGCTTTACCGCCGAGCAGGCGTTGGGTCGCAACGGCATGGAGCTGCTGGCGCCCGCCCATGAGCGCCCGCGCATCGAAATGTACGTCAAAGAGTTGTGGGAAGGCGATGGCGCGCTCAAGGTGATCATCGAAAACGTCACCCGCAGCGGGCGCATCATTCAATGCGAATGGTTCAACACCATTCTGAAAAATCCCGATGGCTCGGTGTTGGGCATCGCCTCTTTAGTCAATGACATCAGCGACCGGTTACGTCTGGAAGAGGAGCTCAAACGCGCCCGTCGCGAGGCCGAGAGCGCCAACCAGGCGAAAAGCGTGTTTCTGGCCAACATGAGCCATGAAATCCGCACCCCCATGAACGCGATCATCGGCTTGTGTCATCTGGCCCTGGAGAGGGCCGAATCGGAGCAGCAATCCGGCTACCTGAACAAAATTCAGCGCAGCGCCAACGCCCTGCTGGGCGTCATCAATGATATTTTGGACTTTTCCCGCATCGAATCCGGCAAGCTCACATTGGACTACGCGCCCCTGCGCATGAGCGAGGTGATGGACAATCTGGCCAACCTGCTCAGTTTCAAGGCGCGAGAAAAGGAACTGGAGCTGCTGTTCCACATCGACCCGCAACTGCCGGATCACCTGATTGGCGATGCATTGCGGGTGGGGCAGATCCTCACCAATTTGGTCGCCAACGCGATTAAATTCACCGAGCAGGGCGAGGTGTTTCTGCAGGTGCAATCCCTGGGATTGATCGAACGCAGCGACGCCCAGGGGCCTACCTTGTTGGTGCGCTTTACCGTGCGAGACAGCGGCATCGGCGTCGATGAAGAGAAGATTGCACAGCTGTTTTTGCCCTTTGAGCAGGCCGATGACTCCACCACGCGACGCTTTGGCGGTTCCGGTTTGGGGCTGGCCATCAGCCAGCAGTTGGCGCAGATGATGGGCGGCCACATCGAAGCCGCCAGTCAACCGGGGCAAGGCAGTGAGTTTACCGTGGCGTTGCCGCTGCGCATTGACCTCTCTCCGCCGCCGCATACCGATGATCAGGCTCTGCGCTGGTTGGACAGCGCCGCCCTGGTGGTGGATGGCCGCCCCCACTCGGCGGCGATCATACGCGATCTATTGGCGCAATTGGGCTGTCGCCCGGTCATTTGCGCCAGCGCCGCCCAAGGCGTGCATTGGCTGCAGACGCAACGCGCCTATCCCGATGTGGTGTTCATCGACTGGCGCGTGCTGGAGCAGGACGATTGCCCCGAGTTGATCGCGCTGTGTGAACACAATGACGCCCCTTGGATCTGTATCTCACCGCGCCAATTGAGCAACGAACTCTCCACACTGCCGTCGGCGCCCAGCGCCACACTGCTCAAACCGACCCTTTTGGATGGGCTGCATCGCGCCCTGGACGCCGCCTTAAGCCCCACCATCGCGCCGACGCCCGCCACCACCAAAACCCCGGCGTGGCAAAGCGAAGCGGTGCGCGCCCTGCGCGGCGCGCGGGTGCTGCTGGTGGAAGACCATGAGATCAATCGCCACATGACCGCCGAAATCCTGGGCTTGGGCGGATTCCGCGTGGAGAGCGCCGCCCATGGCCAAGAGGCCATCGATAAGCTCAAAGCGCGCCCGTTTGATGTGGTGCTGATGGATATTGAGATGCCGGTGATGAACGGGTATGAGGCCGCCCAAATCATTCGTCACAATGAGCGTTTCAAAAATCTGCCCATTCTCGCCCTGACCGCCAACGCCATGACCGGCGACCGAGAACGCAGCTTGTCGGTCGGCATGAACGATCACATCGCCAAACCCATTGATCCAGAAGAGCTGTTCGAAAAGTTGGCGCGCTGGATGCGTCCGCCACAGACCAGCAGTGCGCACGCGCCACAGACGCCGCTCGACGGGGCCCAGGCCCCTGATGCTGGCGCCAGCCAACACACCCAGCAGGGCCTGGCGTTGCAAACCGAACCTGCGCTCCACCGACTGGGCGGCAACCGGGGTCTCTATGCGTCGATGCTGCAACGTTTGCCGCAGGCTTACAGCGAAATGATGACACACGTTGAGCAAGCCCTGGCGCAACAGCGGTGGCTCGAGGCGGCGCAACAGGCTCACGGATTCAAAGGGGTGGCGGGAAATCTCGGCGCCAGCACCATGCAAAAGGCGGCGGATGCTCTGGAGCTGTGTTTAAAATCGGAAACGCCGCAACAAGCCGAGGCTATATTGGCGAGCATGCGCCAGGAGATGGCGCGGGTGCAAAGCGCTATCACGGATTACCTTGCAGGCAAACCCAGCGCTGCAAACGCCCAACCCAACCATCAGACTCAAGAGAGTGCGCCTGCATTGCAGAGCACGCTCGATCCCCATGCCGCACACTGGAAAACGCTGCTAGAACTATTGGAAAACTATGATATTGAAGCGGAGAGTTTGCTTCATAAAATCAAGCAACTGCCGCTCAGTCCAGCGGAGCGTTCGGTGGCGCAACGCATTGATGAGCGCCTGTCGATCTATGATCTGGAAGAGGGCGCGCGCATCCTGCGCGCTTTCCGTAAAGATGGTGAGCCTTAA
- a CDS encoding alpha/beta fold hydrolase, whose product MDLTPYRFAHAAGRRLAYRRRGDGAPVLMLHGVASYSFLWDPIIDRMRDRFDLIAPDLLGCGASEKPEHADHSIRGQALLMVALLDALEIDSVHLVAHDVGGGVAQILAVDHPQRLRSLTLINPVGYDYWPVQPITTMRAPVIRHLAQAVMNRSMLRLVIRHALYHKELLTAELLDAFWAPFASEEGRRGFFQLIRAINNRLLTEIQPQLQRITLPTLLVRGAADAYLSAHIISDLARDIPHAQTHTLPQGGHFIQIDLPNQISTLAAEFLSQLELSSKNME is encoded by the coding sequence ATGGATTTGACCCCCTATCGATTCGCTCATGCTGCAGGCAGACGCCTGGCCTATCGCCGTCGCGGCGATGGAGCGCCGGTGCTGATGCTGCATGGAGTCGCCAGCTACTCCTTCCTGTGGGATCCCATTATCGACCGGATGAGGGATCGGTTCGACCTGATCGCGCCGGATCTGCTGGGCTGCGGCGCGTCGGAAAAACCTGAACACGCCGACCACTCCATTCGCGGCCAAGCGCTGTTGATGGTCGCGCTGCTCGATGCGCTGGAGATCGATAGCGTGCATCTGGTCGCCCACGACGTCGGCGGCGGCGTGGCGCAGATTCTGGCGGTGGATCATCCCCAGCGACTGCGCAGCCTGACCCTGATCAATCCAGTCGGCTACGATTACTGGCCGGTGCAACCCATCACCACCATGCGCGCGCCGGTCATTCGCCATCTGGCGCAGGCGGTGATGAATCGCTCCATGTTGCGTCTGGTCATCCGCCATGCGCTGTATCATAAGGAGTTGCTGACCGCAGAATTACTCGACGCCTTCTGGGCGCCATTCGCCTCCGAAGAGGGCAGACGCGGCTTCTTCCAACTCATTCGCGCCATCAACAACCGGCTCCTCACCGAGATTCAACCGCAACTCCAACGCATCACGCTGCCCACGCTGCTTGTGCGCGGCGCCGCCGACGCCTATTTGAGCGCTCACATCATCAGCGATCTGGCCCGCGACATCCCCCATGCGCAGACGCACACCCTGCCTCAAGGCGGCCATTTCATCCAAATTGATCTCCCGAATCAAATCTCGACGCTGGCGGCGGAATTTCTCAGCCAGCTCGAACTTTCGTCGAAGAATATGGAATGA
- a CDS encoding substrate-binding domain-containing protein, whose protein sequence is MTNGVKSDGRRCGGAWRSLFRLCARTAFYALLAALALGAASPRVVAESGAQQGALQPPSIPPQARQQWGRDLAGPKFSDPNKPLSAPPSWMARGIEYDVWADGANLAMTMDQHLYSMVAPFAKRFEAEHGVRVAVKEGTCSVSQGLLVRKRVDMGGFCCPPAASDRLPGLRFHTLGVSALALIVHPDNPIDELTVEQARAIFAGRIRHWRDLPVPAGRNPLDRPIWPVSRLHCKQRPGHWRAILDHEDLFSPQMNEVGSIPAMIHEVASFPDAIGYEVLYDIERYVGSEGRVKVLRIDGMDPRDDAHLLAARYPFYRAHNIALWEDKALRKPLAQSFLDAFETDVTQVGDAFGVIPVGALRKAGWRFVGGELVGEPP, encoded by the coding sequence ATGACCAACGGCGTGAAGTCTGACGGCAGGCGTTGTGGCGGCGCATGGCGCAGTCTGTTCAGGCTGTGCGCGCGCACAGCTTTTTATGCGCTATTGGCGGCGCTGGCGCTAGGCGCGGCTAGCCCGCGCGTTGTGGCGGAGTCCGGTGCGCAGCAGGGTGCGCTGCAACCGCCTTCAATCCCCCCCCAGGCGCGCCAGCAGTGGGGTCGGGATCTGGCCGGGCCCAAGTTCTCCGATCCCAACAAACCGCTTTCGGCGCCGCCTAGTTGGATGGCGCGGGGGATCGAATATGATGTCTGGGCCGATGGCGCCAATCTGGCCATGACCATGGATCAGCACCTCTACTCCATGGTGGCGCCTTTCGCCAAGCGCTTTGAGGCCGAGCACGGCGTAAGAGTGGCGGTAAAGGAGGGGACCTGTAGCGTCTCCCAGGGACTGCTGGTGCGCAAGCGGGTGGACATGGGCGGTTTCTGCTGTCCGCCCGCCGCCAGCGACCGTTTGCCTGGGCTGCGTTTTCATACACTGGGGGTGTCGGCTCTGGCGCTCATTGTCCATCCCGACAATCCCATCGATGAACTGACCGTCGAACAGGCGCGCGCCATCTTCGCCGGTCGCATCCGTCACTGGCGTGATCTGCCCGTCCCCGCTGGGCGCAACCCGTTGGATCGTCCCATCTGGCCGGTATCGCGCCTGCATTGTAAACAGCGCCCGGGCCACTGGCGCGCCATTCTCGATCATGAGGATCTGTTCTCGCCGCAGATGAACGAAGTGGGCAGTATTCCGGCCATGATCCACGAAGTGGCCAGTTTTCCTGACGCCATTGGCTATGAAGTGCTGTACGACATCGAGCGTTATGTCGGCAGCGAAGGACGCGTGAAAGTGCTGCGCATCGACGGGATGGACCCGCGCGACGATGCCCACCTGTTGGCGGCGCGCTACCCCTTCTACCGCGCCCACAATATCGCCCTGTGGGAGGATAAAGCGCTGCGTAAACCGTTGGCGCAGAGCTTTCTGGACGCCTTTGAAACCGACGTCACTCAAGTCGGCGACGCCTTTGGGGTGATTCCTGTGGGCGCGCTGCGCAAGGCTGGTTGGCGCTTTGTCGGCGGTGAATTGGTGGGAGAGCCGCCTTGA
- a CDS encoding PAS domain-containing sensor histidine kinase — protein sequence MRITRAIPLSIKILFVMSVVGAASWMAQEQLQNRRISALLKEQLEQSLREEARRSLAQLEEFLRNQVQVGRLFAAQERFQTYIQQRAQSGWGRDGRLISHRRIPEWLPPASLIRNFSRHVHFLLLDGQYRIWETYSAARTPLPLDDYQAQLLDYLRVGGPSGAITSVGGLPHYLASVEARNGEGALQAVLVLVAPLNSEFLSTFNRRFDQHGVQVFLRHESGEVMASSDPTRVAPGERISALTDRYVLVERDFFNYEFSSEMSFQVATLAPLETLASLQDRILESDRRQIGVSIAVYFAAFFLTLLWISRKLQLFGARIVQFARNDLGISLGRLRRGDRLIILEELLDRFTEEIAKSRASLTRELRERKLAEARARESQARYRGLAEEISDWLWELDANGRFTYVSPRVEEMLGMAPETLLGRSPFDLMPEAEAERTRMLLAPQIGARARLESFVSTLRANDGRSVILETNGEPRFDESGVFTGYRGISRDVTRRQHIEASIRHIKNRLEIEERKRLGNLLHESIGQSLQAIKLGLQMKAAAKGAGGGEEPYRLELQEIDEAIGQLRDVTTALRPSFLERMELEQAIRWWCDRVSLNAPQVIDFTAEGALDGLDQEFKYNLFRIFQESLTNALKHARASHVEVALTSSAAGEVTLMVKDDGRGADLKQVMGSLDRGLGLSIIQEQAQRLGGEARFDAAPGAGMTVWVKATR from the coding sequence ATGCGCATCACGCGGGCGATTCCGCTGAGCATCAAGATCCTGTTTGTGATGTCGGTGGTGGGGGCGGCCTCCTGGATGGCCCAGGAGCAGTTGCAAAACCGCCGCATCAGCGCCCTGCTCAAAGAGCAGTTGGAGCAGAGCTTGCGCGAGGAGGCGCGTCGCAGTCTGGCGCAGTTGGAGGAGTTTTTGCGCAATCAGGTCCAGGTGGGGCGACTGTTTGCCGCACAGGAGCGGTTTCAGACCTATATTCAACAGCGCGCCCAGTCGGGTTGGGGGCGGGATGGCCGCTTGATCAGCCATCGACGCATCCCCGAGTGGTTGCCGCCCGCTTCACTCATCCGTAACTTCTCGCGCCATGTGCACTTCCTGCTGCTGGATGGTCAATATCGCATCTGGGAGACCTACAGCGCCGCGCGCACGCCGCTGCCGCTGGATGACTATCAGGCGCAATTGTTGGACTATCTGCGGGTGGGCGGGCCCAGCGGCGCCATCACCTCGGTGGGGGGATTGCCCCACTATCTGGCCTCGGTTGAGGCGCGCAACGGGGAAGGAGCGTTGCAAGCGGTGCTGGTGCTGGTGGCGCCGCTCAATAGCGAATTTCTCTCCACCTTCAACCGGCGTTTTGATCAACATGGCGTGCAGGTGTTCCTGCGCCATGAGAGCGGCGAGGTAATGGCCAGCAGCGACCCGACCCGGGTGGCGCCCGGTGAACGCATCTCCGCCTTGACCGATCGCTATGTGCTGGTGGAGCGCGACTTCTTCAATTATGAATTCTCCTCGGAAATGAGCTTCCAGGTCGCCACCCTGGCGCCGTTGGAGACACTGGCCAGTTTGCAGGATCGTATTCTGGAATCCGATCGCCGCCAGATCGGCGTCTCCATCGCCGTCTACTTCGCCGCCTTCTTTCTCACCCTGCTGTGGATCTCGCGCAAACTCCAGCTGTTCGGCGCGCGCATCGTACAGTTTGCGCGCAACGATCTGGGCATCTCCCTGGGGCGTCTGCGGCGCGGCGACCGTCTGATTATTTTGGAAGAGCTGCTGGATCGCTTCACTGAGGAGATCGCCAAATCCCGCGCCTCCCTGACGCGGGAGTTGCGTGAACGGAAGCTGGCTGAAGCGCGGGCGCGGGAGAGTCAGGCGCGCTATCGCGGCTTGGCCGAGGAGATCTCCGACTGGCTGTGGGAGTTGGACGCCAATGGGCGCTTTACCTATGTCAGTCCGCGGGTGGAGGAGATGCTGGGCATGGCGCCGGAGACGCTGCTGGGGCGCTCGCCGTTCGACCTGATGCCCGAGGCGGAAGCCGAGCGCACCCGCATGCTGCTGGCTCCGCAAATCGGCGCCCGGGCGCGCTTGGAGAGCTTTGTCAGCACTCTGCGCGCCAACGATGGCCGCAGCGTCATTCTGGAGACCAATGGCGAGCCGCGCTTCGATGAGTCCGGCGTCTTTACCGGCTATCGCGGCATCTCCCGCGATGTGACCCGGCGCCAGCACATTGAGGCCTCCATTCGGCACATCAAGAATCGACTCGAGATCGAGGAGCGCAAGCGGCTGGGCAATCTGCTGCATGAGAGCATTGGACAGTCGCTGCAAGCCATTAAACTCGGCCTGCAGATGAAGGCGGCGGCCAAAGGGGCGGGGGGTGGCGAGGAGCCCTATCGACTGGAGCTGCAGGAGATTGACGAGGCCATTGGCCAGTTGCGCGATGTCACCACCGCGCTACGGCCCTCGTTTTTGGAGCGGATGGAGTTGGAGCAGGCGATTCGTTGGTGGTGTGATCGCGTCTCCCTCAACGCGCCTCAGGTGATCGATTTTACTGCGGAAGGGGCGTTGGACGGACTGGACCAGGAGTTCAAATACAACCTGTTCCGAATCTTTCAGGAGTCGCTGACCAATGCGTTGAAGCATGCGCGCGCCAGCCACGTCGAGGTGGCGTTGACCTCCAGCGCCGCTGGCGAGGTGACGCTGATGGTCAAGGATGATGGTCGCGGCGCGGATCTGAAACAGGTGATGGGCTCGTTGGATCGTGGGCTGGGTCTCTCCATTATTCAGGAGCAGGCCCAACGATTGGGTGGAGAGGCGCGCTTTGATGCAGCGCCGGGAGCGGGGATGACGGTATGGGTGAAAGCGACGCGGTAA
- a CDS encoding response regulator yields MGESDAVIRLVLADDHGIFRQGLAHLLAGDGRIEIVGDAADGDEALALIRKLQPDVAILDISMPGLDGIEVARRLGDDPELATRVILLTMHIDPTLALEGERAGAMGFVVKDNTFSELADAIDAVVRGEKFYSAAVRERVAELDPGDPVTTALSPREREVLRLVASGLTNKEMAREMEISPKTVDTHRIRLMRKLNVHTTAELVRYAMRLGLVK; encoded by the coding sequence ATGGGTGAAAGCGACGCGGTAATCCGGTTGGTGCTGGCCGACGATCACGGCATTTTTCGGCAGGGGCTGGCGCATCTGCTGGCGGGGGATGGGCGCATTGAGATCGTCGGTGACGCCGCCGATGGCGATGAGGCGCTGGCGCTGATTCGCAAACTCCAACCCGATGTGGCGATTTTGGATATCTCCATGCCGGGGTTGGACGGCATTGAGGTGGCGCGGCGTCTGGGCGATGACCCGGAGCTGGCGACCCGCGTGATCTTGCTGACCATGCACATCGACCCCACATTGGCGCTGGAGGGGGAGCGCGCCGGGGCCATGGGGTTTGTGGTTAAGGACAACACCTTTTCCGAGTTGGCCGACGCCATTGACGCGGTGGTGCGCGGAGAGAAATTCTACAGCGCAGCTGTGCGGGAACGGGTGGCGGAGTTGGATCCTGGCGACCCAGTGACCACGGCCTTGTCGCCGCGGGAGCGGGAGGTGCTGCGGCTGGTCGCCTCTGGATTGACCAACAAGGAGATGGCCAGAGAGATGGAAATCAGCCCGAAAACTGTGGATACGCATCGGATTCGCTTGATGCGCAAACTCAATGTGCACACCACGGCGGAATTGGTGCGTTACGCCATGCGATTGGGATTAGTCAAATAG
- the soxX gene encoding sulfur oxidation c-type cytochrome SoxX: MKSGLSRSLAVLAAMLLTAGCAANQPEQELSAEEIGIATPLTDKPGDPVNGAKLVTTRSKGNCIACHWMPIGTFHGSAGPNMLDAMQHNERSVGWIRQKIVNPKVDNPDTVMFTFYSNEGKSNIRKDWQGKRVLEAQEVEDIIAYLLTLRNMKPETAQQ; the protein is encoded by the coding sequence ATGAAATCAGGATTGAGCCGCTCTTTGGCGGTGTTGGCGGCGATGCTGCTGACCGCCGGGTGCGCAGCCAACCAACCCGAGCAAGAGCTCAGCGCCGAGGAGATTGGCATCGCCACGCCGTTGACTGACAAGCCGGGAGATCCGGTGAACGGCGCCAAGCTGGTCACCACCCGCTCCAAAGGCAACTGCATCGCCTGTCACTGGATGCCTATCGGAACCTTCCACGGCAGCGCCGGACCCAACATGCTCGACGCGATGCAACACAACGAGCGCTCGGTGGGTTGGATTCGCCAGAAGATCGTCAATCCCAAAGTGGATAATCCCGACACTGTGATGTTCACCTTCTACTCAAACGAAGGCAAATCGAACATCCGTAAAGATTGGCAGGGCAAGCGTGTTCTGGAAGCGCAGGAGGTGGAGGACATCATCGCCTATCTCCTGACGCTGCGTAACATGAAGCCTGAGACCGCACAGCAATAA
- the soxY gene encoding thiosulfate oxidation carrier protein SoxY gives MSEKMQVTRRGLFKNAGLAAIAAGFVGAPVGAARADEAKSMESIKKYMGGDAITDSPAVKIDAPIIAENGAVVPIKVEVDHPMEAGNYIESIGVFVDNNPTPFAGKYVLSPANGKAYVSARLKIGKTSNVRAIARTNSGKLIGAVKEVKVTIGGCGG, from the coding sequence ATGTCTGAAAAAATGCAAGTGACCCGTCGTGGTCTGTTCAAGAACGCCGGTTTGGCCGCCATCGCCGCCGGTTTTGTGGGCGCTCCCGTGGGCGCGGCCCGCGCTGATGAAGCCAAGTCCATGGAGTCGATCAAGAAGTACATGGGCGGCGACGCCATTACCGACTCCCCGGCGGTCAAAATCGACGCCCCCATCATCGCCGAAAACGGCGCCGTGGTGCCCATCAAGGTGGAAGTGGATCACCCCATGGAAGCGGGCAACTACATTGAGTCCATCGGCGTGTTTGTGGACAACAACCCCACTCCGTTTGCGGGTAAATATGTGCTCTCTCCGGCCAACGGCAAGGCCTATGTCTCGGCCCGTCTGAAGATTGGCAAAACCTCCAACGTGCGCGCCATCGCCCGCACCAACAGCGGCAAACTGATTGGCGCCGTCAAAGAGGTGAAAGTGACCATCGGCGGTTGCGGCGGCTGA